Proteins from one Hydrogenivirga caldilitoris genomic window:
- a CDS encoding HAD family hydrolase: MKAIIFDVDGVIVDVRESYHYAIKETAEFFLGQDVPVSVVKEIKFKKAINNDWDVTYEVIKEFGGEVEYSELVEKFTEIYEKLKYREKQLLSVEFFKELKSSGVPLGIVTGRPKGDLEFVLNRFNLRDFFDVTVDEDDVVDKNLRKPHPFPLHMCMESLGADMGIYVGDNNADREMVYFYRKIYGKPMKFVHFKRVVDIEVPADFETQSEEELKSFLLGEASRNLEGERVYLP; this comes from the coding sequence ATGAAAGCAATAATCTTTGATGTTGACGGTGTTATAGTGGACGTCCGCGAGAGTTACCATTACGCCATAAAAGAGACAGCAGAGTTCTTTCTGGGTCAGGATGTGCCGGTTTCTGTCGTCAAGGAGATAAAATTCAAGAAAGCGATAAACAACGATTGGGACGTTACCTACGAAGTTATAAAGGAGTTCGGTGGCGAGGTTGAGTACAGCGAGCTCGTTGAAAAGTTCACCGAGATATACGAGAAACTCAAATATAGAGAAAAGCAGCTTCTCTCCGTTGAGTTCTTTAAAGAGCTGAAATCTTCCGGCGTCCCCCTCGGTATAGTTACCGGAAGACCCAAAGGCGACCTTGAGTTTGTGCTTAACAGGTTCAACCTAAGGGATTTCTTTGATGTTACAGTTGATGAGGATGACGTTGTGGACAAGAACCTCAGGAAGCCCCACCCCTTCCCCCTTCACATGTGCATGGAGTCTCTGGGTGCTGACATGGGTATATACGTTGGGGATAACAACGCAGATAGGGAGATGGTTTACTTTTACAGGAAGATCTATGGTAAACCGATGAAATTCGTTCATTTTAAAAGGGTTGTTGACATTGAAGTTCCTGCAGACTTTGAGACTCAGAGTGAAGAGGAGCTTAAGAGTTTTCTTCTTGGAGAGGCTTCCCGGAATCTGGAAGGAGAACGGGTATACCTTCCCTGA
- a CDS encoding Trm112 family protein, with product MLDEKLLEIIACPVCKGELVYDKEKDRLICQRCEVYYEVREGIPVLLPDSGKPLQEENS from the coding sequence ATGCTTGACGAAAAGCTCCTTGAGATAATCGCTTGCCCTGTATGTAAGGGTGAGCTTGTGTACGACAAGGAAAAGGACAGACTTATCTGCCAGAGGTGCGAAGTTTATTATGAGGTCAGGGAAGGTATACCCGTTCTCCTTCCAGATTCCGGGAAGCCTCTCCAAGAAGAAAACTCTTAA